The Syntrophobacterales bacterium genome segment CTGTGCCCCGAATGCAGGATGGAAAGGCAGATCGCCATGAACATACTGAATTGATACCGAGGCGAGAAAATGTTTTGGGTAAGGGGTGCGTTCATGGCTGCCCCCTTGTTTTTACGAGTTGAGCCAATTGCAAAACTATTTGTCATTCCCGAAAGCGGAGCTTAATGTACACAATGCTTCTATCGGGAATACGGTTTTTCAAGCAGTTAGAACCAGATTCCCGCTTAAAATCATTGCGGGAATGACAGAATGTGAGAGTTTTGCAATTGCCTCGAGTTCATTGCAATTAGAGGAAAAACCGATGGGAACACTGACGCTTTTCAGGGGATTGGCAATTATCTTGGAAGTAGCTGTACTGACGGGGCTTATCTACTCCATCGTCAATGGGGCAAGGGATGCCCTTTTTGACTACGGTCTGGACGAAAAGTACTCTGATTTTATAAGGTTGATGGTGGTAATCGTGGTTTGCATCGCGCTGACCTTCTTTGTGGCGCACCTGATTACATTTTATCCCCGGGTGGTTGGGCACATCTAAATTATTGAGGGTTGTAAGATGGATTCTCTCTACAGGCTTTTTTGGGAACGTCAGGAAGTTTATATAATGAAGGTTTTTATGCCGGTCATCATTGCCTTCCTGGTGTTGTTTGCCGGTTTGGCAGCGGCTTATGTCAAGGGTTTCAGGTGGCAGCATATCCGTCTCTGGCATCTCGGCACTGATGAAGACCGTTCCGATCAGGGGTCAGTCCGCATGAAGGAGATGCTCCGGGTAATGTTGGCCAATGGCCGGATTGGCGGCGAGGCCTATCCCGGCACGATGCACTTTCTGATCTTCTGGGGGGCGATCCTGCTTTTTGCGGGGAAGATTACCCGCCTGTTTTCATTCCTCACCGGCTTGACAAACCCCCCGCAGGGAATCTTTCTGTTCGCCTCCTTCGTTGCCGAGATCGGCGGTCTGATACTGATCGCGGGCGGGCTGATGGCGGTTTACCGTCGCTACATCCTCAAGCCGGAGCGCCTCGAAACGAAGCCTGACAATACGCTGATCCTTGTCTGGGGTCTTACGCTGATCCTCACCGGTTATTTTGTCAAGGCCTACCGGATCACCGCTGTCGGCGCCGCCCTGCCGCCGAACTGGCTTTTCTGGGCGCCGGTAAGCTATCCCCTTTCCAAAATCGCGCTGATCCTGCCGAGCACCCCGCTGAACGAGCTCTTGATCTGGCATCGCACCCTGATCCACATGCTGCCGGCGCTGGCGCTTTTTACCTTCATCATGTTCAGCCGGACACGCCTTCAGCACATGTTTTTGTCGCCCATCAATATCTATTACCGCTCGCTGAAGCCGAAAGGGGCGCTGGCGCCGATCACCAATTTCGAGGATGAAAATGCCGAAAGCTTCGGGGTAAAGGAGTTGCGCGAGTTCAACTGGAAACAGCTTCTGGATCTCGAGGCCTGTACGAACTGCGGGCGGTGTCAGGATGTCTGCCCGGCTCACCTCTCGGGAAAGCCGCTTTCGCCCCGGAAGATGACCCAGGAGTTGAAGGCGCACCTCTGGAGCGAGGGGGCGAGACTGCTGGAGCTTCCGGCGGAGGAAAGACAGGGAGAGGCGATCGTCGGGAAAAGTCTGGAAGAGCATGCCCTGTGGGCCTGCACCAACTGCATGGCCTGTCAGGAAGTCTGTCCGGTTTATGTGGAACATGTTCCCAAGATCGTTGAATTGCGTCAGTACAAGGTGCTCACCGAGGCGGAGTTCGCGCCGGAGCTGCAGCTTACCTTCCGGAACATGGAAAACAACTCCAATCCGTGGGGAATGGGCTCCCATCTGCGCGGCGACTGGGCGAAGGAAGTGGGGGTGAAAACGCTGGCGGACGATCCCAACGTCGAGTATCTGTACTATGTCGGTTGCGCCGGTTCGTTTGACGATCGCGGGAAGAAAACCGCGATGGCTTTTGCTAAAATCATGCAGACCGCGGGGGTCAGCTTCGGGATTCTGGGAACGGAGGAGGGTTGCTGCGGCGATTCCGCAATGCGCGGCGGGAACGAATATCTGTACCAGAGCCTGGCGCAGGCGAATATCGAGGTGATGAACGGCTACAATGTAAAAAAGATCATTGCCACCTGCCCGCATGGCTACAACATCCTGAAAAAGGAATATAAAAACTTTGGCGGCAATTTTGAGGTCTTTCACCATACCGAGATCATTGCCGATTTACTCCACAAAGGTAAAATCACCCTTAAAAAACCGGTAAATAAGCTCTTTGCCTACCACGATTCCTGTTTCCTCGGGCGTTACAACGGGCTCTATGAGCAGCCGCGGGGAATTCTGAAGACGGTGCCGGGGTTGACGCTGGCCGAGATGGAGCGGAACCGGGAGCGCAGCTTCTGCTGCGGCGCGGGGGGCGGGCGGATGTGGATGGAAGAGGATATCGGCGAGCGGATCAACAATATGCGCACCGATCAGGCGATCGCCGCAGGCGTATCCGGCGTGGCGCTGGCTTGCCCCTTCTGCCAGACGATGCTCTCCGACGGGCTGAAGGATCGCAAAAAGGAAGAGGACATTGTGGCGCTCGACATCGCGGAGATTGTCTGGGAGGCGATGGGGCTGGAGGAAAAAGAACCGCCGGCGGATGTATGTGCGCTGCCGGAGACATAAACCCCCAGATAGCACTCCCTCCCCTTGAAGGGGAGGGAGTGCGTTGTTATCCCAGGGGGGATTGTTTTTTTACCTCATTCCCAAAAGCTTCCGGGAGACGACGACCCGCTGAATCTCGTTTGTCCCCTCGTAAATCTGGCAGATCTTGGCGTCGCGCATGTGGCGCTCCGCCGGGTATTCCTTGATGTAGCCATAGCCGCCGAAGATCTGCACCCCTTCGATTGCCGCCTTCATCGCGACATCCGAGGCGTAGTACTTGGCCATTGCCGCCTCTTTTTCAAAATCGAGGCCGTTGTCTTCGAGCCAGGCGGCCCGCAGCAGCATCAACTCCGCTGCGTCGAGCTCGGTCGCCATGTCGGCGAGCTTGAACTGGATCGCCTGAAAAGTGGCAATCGGTTTGCCGAACTGAACCCTTTCCTTGGCATAGGCAAGGGCGTCGTCAAGGGCCGCCCGGCCGATTCCGCAGGCCTGGGCCCCGATGCCGATCCTGCCTGCATCGAGGCCGGAGAGCATCTGTCTGAAGCCCTGCCCGGGTTTGCCGAGGAGGTTTTCCGCTGGCACTTCGGCATCCTCGAAGACGAGCTCCGCCGTGCCGGAGGCGAGGATTCCCATCTTTTCCTCGATTTTGCCGACATGAAAGCCGGGGGTGTTTTTCAGATCGACGATCAGATTGATGATCGCCTTGTAGCCGACCGAAGGGTCGGTTGTCGCCGCGAGGACGCAGTAGTCGGCGACATTGCCGTTGGTGATGAACATCTTGGCCCCGTTTACGACGTAGCGGTCGCCCTTCAGCTCGGCCCGGCATTTGAGGGCGGCGGCGTCGGAGCCGGCGGATGATTCCGTAAGTCCGTAGCAGCCCTCAACCTTTCCGCTCGCGACGGGGGTGAGGTATCTATTTTTCTGTTCCTCCGTGCCGAATGTCTTTACCGGATAGCCGTAGAGGGAGTTGTTGACCGAGGTGATCACCCCGACGCTTGCGCAGGCCTTCGAGATTTCGATCAGGGCCATTACGTAAGTCACGTTGTCCATCCCGGCGCCGCCGTATTCCGTCGGTACGGCGACCCCCATAATCCCCATCTCTCCCAGTTTGCGGCAGATCTCCTCGGGGTGGCGGTGCGTCCGATCAAGCTCCGCCGCGACGGGCCGGATGTTGTCCTCGGCGAATTTCCGGACCATGTCCCGAACCATTTTCTGTTCATCCGTTGGTGCAAAGTTCATAGCATTCTCCTTTTATGAGGGACAGAGCCCCTATTCTTTCCGGGAAAATCAGGAAATAGGGCTCTGTCCCTATTTTCCAGTGAAAACAGGTTTTCTCTTTTCGAGGAAGGCGGTCATGC includes the following:
- a CDS encoding 4Fe-4S dicluster domain-containing protein, yielding MKVFMPVIIAFLVLFAGLAAAYVKGFRWQHIRLWHLGTDEDRSDQGSVRMKEMLRVMLANGRIGGEAYPGTMHFLIFWGAILLFAGKITRLFSFLTGLTNPPQGIFLFASFVAEIGGLILIAGGLMAVYRRYILKPERLETKPDNTLILVWGLTLILTGYFVKAYRITAVGAALPPNWLFWAPVSYPLSKIALILPSTPLNELLIWHRTLIHMLPALALFTFIMFSRTRLQHMFLSPINIYYRSLKPKGALAPITNFEDENAESFGVKELREFNWKQLLDLEACTNCGRCQDVCPAHLSGKPLSPRKMTQELKAHLWSEGARLLELPAEERQGEAIVGKSLEEHALWACTNCMACQEVCPVYVEHVPKIVELRQYKVLTEAEFAPELQLTFRNMENNSNPWGMGSHLRGDWAKEVGVKTLADDPNVEYLYYVGCAGSFDDRGKKTAMAFAKIMQTAGVSFGILGTEEGCCGDSAMRGGNEYLYQSLAQANIEVMNGYNVKKIIATCPHGYNILKKEYKNFGGNFEVFHHTEIIADLLHKGKITLKKPVNKLFAYHDSCFLGRYNGLYEQPRGILKTVPGLTLAEMERNRERSFCCGAGGGRMWMEEDIGERINNMRTDQAIAAGVSGVALACPFCQTMLSDGLKDRKKEEDIVALDIAEIVWEAMGLEEKEPPADVCALPET
- a CDS encoding acyl-CoA dehydrogenase family protein, with the translated sequence MNFAPTDEQKMVRDMVRKFAEDNIRPVAAELDRTHRHPEEICRKLGEMGIMGVAVPTEYGGAGMDNVTYVMALIEISKACASVGVITSVNNSLYGYPVKTFGTEEQKNRYLTPVASGKVEGCYGLTESSAGSDAAALKCRAELKGDRYVVNGAKMFITNGNVADYCVLAATTDPSVGYKAIINLIVDLKNTPGFHVGKIEEKMGILASGTAELVFEDAEVPAENLLGKPGQGFRQMLSGLDAGRIGIGAQACGIGRAALDDALAYAKERVQFGKPIATFQAIQFKLADMATELDAAELMLLRAAWLEDNGLDFEKEAAMAKYYASDVAMKAAIEGVQIFGGYGYIKEYPAERHMRDAKICQIYEGTNEIQRVVVSRKLLGMR